The following DNA comes from Hippoglossus hippoglossus isolate fHipHip1 chromosome 12, fHipHip1.pri, whole genome shotgun sequence.
AAGGgtataaattatttttccatcaagaaAAATGCTTCGGTGCCCGTTGCACCTGTCCCCGAGGTTGAAACGCCCAGCGCAGACCCGACATCATCGGCGATTGTCGTTCCAGTTGTTACACCTGCCTGACTCCTAATCTACCATCTTCCGTGGAGATGGCTTCATCTGATTCAGAGCCAGATCAAGATCCAGAGCCTACTAAAACATAGCTGCGCTATGAAAAAGCGACCTACTCGATGCATTGCATTTACTGCAAAGAGTGCGGCCAAAGCATTGCGGGAAAAAGTGCTTTTGCTGTTTCGACCTCAGCATTCAAAATTGAAAACTTTTCTAACAAAGCACATCTTGTGCCGTGACAGGTGCGTTACTGGCAGATCAGCTCCTATCACAGCAGCGTTTCGGCACCAGGCAGCGGCAAATCAAACAAGTAAGGAATCAGAAATGATGATCAAATTTAATACTGCTTACAATATAGCAAAAGAGGAGTTGCCCTTCACTAAATTCAAATCACTGATAATCCTCATGAAAAAGAACAGGTTAAATGTCAACCCGACCTACGCCAACGACCCTGCCCGCGCACAGAGTGCATCACGGATTATATACACTTCTGTGTGGACTGAACTGTCCCAACAAGGACTGTCTGCTGTTACCCAAATAACAAGCCATGGTTAACAAGAGACATCAAAGCCATCCTTAATGAGAAGAGGACTTTCAGAGGTGACAAcagggaggagctgaggagtaTTCAGAGGGAACTGACAATCAAGATCAAGGAGGCAAAGGACAGCtacaggaggaagctggaggggAAACTCCAGCAGAAGAACATAAGAGAGGTCTGGTGTTGAATGAAGACCATCACCGGCTTCAGACAGGCTAGCGGCAGAGGAGACCCTAAGCGCCGCGAGGTTGGTCGGGCTGCCGTGGTCGAGCGGCTGTACCGGTAATGATCCTTCCGCAGGTTCACCTACAGAAACCTTGTTAGGACTTTTACTTCCTCTAGATAGTCAAGTTTGATCATCTTCTCGGCGCCCCGCCAGAGCCGTGACCGATCTGAGGACCTCACTGTGTACAGGGACTTAATCAACGTGAGCACATTCCCCATCCATTTAACCCCTGTAAAAAAGTATCCAGGTGCTCATGCAGGACCTCGGCtcagttcagtctttattattctgtctgaaatttGGCTTGCCGCAAAACTAGACTGTGTCCAGTGAGGTGTTTTTTCTCTGTACCAGCACTGTGCAGGTTGTTAACATAAGAGGAAAACTATCCTATTTTGTGTGCCTagaacttttttcattttgctgagTTATTAAAAGAGGCATTGTGTATCATTGAAGTTAAaaaattaattttcatttaCATTGCAGAGCCTGtactttcttacttttacttgagtaaaggaGTTGAATGAGTACTTCTACTTTTACCAGTCTTTTTTTACTCAAGTATCTGTAAttctacttaagtaaagaatgtgagtacacatacacacatacacacatacacacatacacacatacaactGTTAATAATATAAATAGTAACTGGACTTGGATCCTAAATCTGATAATGTATAGTTTCACCTGCTGGTTGAAGAGGTCCTCGTCCTCCACTCCGTCAtcttcctcgtcctcgtcctcctcctcttctatgGCTTCCTTGTACGTTGTGGTTCTCTTTGCCACCTCCTACGCAAATGCATGTTAAAAAGATCcatgaagtttgttttttttttttcgctggGCAGCCTTATTAATCTAATAGTTCTATACTTCTTGGGTGGGACTGTCTGGGACATTTAGAAAATTGCAGGCATATTTCCCAATTGACCCGCTCTTCAGAAATCAGTACGGtcaacaaatatttaattttataatttAGGACAACCTCCTCCAGACACAGCTAACTCACATgggaaatggtgaaaaaaaaaaatcaattaattttGGACATAAAATGACTGACTCATTTCTAATTAATAAGTCATATAGTCTCTGCTAAGTTATTTAAATTTTACCAAAGCAAAAATCTTAGAAACTATGCCCTCCGAGTTCAAATCAAATTACATTGCTCTGAAGAAAATGTTAGCCCCTTTCTTAATTTCTtctatattgtatatttgtCAGAATTAAATGTTTGAGATCATCAgaaagatttaaattaaatacaaaagataATGGAATTAATGAGATCGTTAATGTTGTCTTTAACTTTTACTAAAATTTGTTGGATGATCTGAgacaatgaaatgtaaaaaataagtgaaaaagTGGAAATCtcgcgtgcgtgcgtgtgcgtgcgtgtaccTCTCCCTGAGGGTTGATCAGCACCACATGGACGTCCTCGCCTGAAGCCCAGGAGGACTGGTTCTTCCAAAGCAGGTCTGTGGGAGGTTTGGAGCTCACACCAGCATCAGACGCCCACACCTGcacaaaaacaagcacattaGTCTTCAAAAAGCCCCCAGAAACATCCTAATATTCAACTCAATATAACATGAAGTGACTAAGAACATACACTACTGATATCAGTCAGTTCTTTCCTGTATTAGTGGTTTAAAAGCAAgccagaaaaaggaaaaaaatagaTATACGTTTCTGGTTTGATGAATGTATCCCATCCTTACATAAAAGGATTCAGAATGCTGTGGACTGGTCAGAAGGACGTAGACAGCTTCGAACATAAATCCATGGCCAGTTTCACAGACAAGGTTTAGATTTAGCCAGGAGGAGGCATTAATGTTTACGAGTTAAACTACAACATTGAAGTGGCTTTCCTGAGCTCGGCTTACGTCTGGCTTAGTTTGTCAGAGACTTAGAAGTCCTGCAGTAAGGTGGGGTTAAGCCTCATAAGGTTAGGTAGGAGCACATGCTGTTTGTGTAATGGTGTTCATAAGACAAATACATGATATAAGATTTAAGCGATTCCAGGTTCAGCTGAAAAGGATTCGAATCTAAGACAAACACTTACCGTGACTTTCTGGCCAGCCTTCAGAATATATTTGGGAGTAAACTTGTAAGTGGCTGTAGCATTTCCAGTAGTCTTGATCAACTCAAACCCCACCATGGCCTGGTCCTGggacaaacaataataaaatgggTGTTATATTCTACTGTTACATCTAAgaaaattttttaaaaataaataaaaacagggaCTCACCTCATCTCCACTGTGCTGGAGGCAAATGAACTTGCCATCAGTATCAATTTCATCAATGCAGATGGATCCTGTGGCTGAAGCAGAGTGAGCAAtggacacagagctgctggctTCTTGTTCCTCCACATCGACACGCTTTCTCTTTCCTCGACTGGTCTGCACGCTGCGGCTGCTGGACGAGGCTCTTGACACCGTGACACGAGATGAAGGACTGGGAGACAGTTGCAgtctagacacacacacaccacagttaGATATCTGATGGCCtcctgtatttctgtatttcttggCATTTGTAACATTATTTTGACCATGAAGGACATAGGACacaaggagaaggagggggtCACACAGTTTTCAGCACGGTAACTCCTGATCATGTGTGTGAAGTGACAGTGAGTCTGGATGATCCTCCTGCTGTTCTGTGTCATCCTGCTCAAAGAATGACACATCAAGCTGGAGGAGGGTAGCGCTGCAACAATTGACAGATTCAAATCAACTTAAATCCTATATGGATATAGTTGGAAACAAATTTCATCATTGGTTTGATGGGtcatcagtggatcctaacaacaacaacaaaaggagGGTCATTTTATAATGTCCTGATTGCTGTTAATTTGCATGACTTGACTACATTCCTATAGGTGCATGGCTATCTGAGTGAACATACCATCCCCTGGAATGAGAGTCCACCGCTGTATTGGAAAAGCAACATCTCAGGCTTCTCTATCCTAGCCAAAGCAGCACGCAAGCACCTCTCACCTTCATGCATATCAGTCAACAGCGACCTACTCTTCTCTGCTGAAGTACAAGTTGTTGAAGGAAAGAGAAATAGGATCCTATGCGAGAAAGCAGAAATGCTTATcttggtaaaagaaaaaatgctgcTAATAGAGTAGGCTTAGactttacattttttcagtgttaagtacatttacttaagAACATTAAGTTGGGAAATGTGCACAGAATACAGTGTCTATTATACATTTCGGTAAACTTTATAAGTGAGGATATAGTGAGGACATGTttcaattgtatttatttagcctGGAGATTAACTTGAAAGAGGTTTTGTACTGTGCCATGAATATTGGCAAGTTTAATTAGTCATAAAAGCTTGTCAGGATATTTAGTTATATGGTCCAAATTTTTCTTAGATGCAAGTTAACATTATCATTAAGTCATACACTTGCTACAATTTAGAAAAGTGGCTACCATTagttacttgtgtttttcatggtGGCCCTTTAACTTCTTGAGAGATGATTTATGGGCTTttcaaacaatataaaagtgATACTCATCATAGAAACCTGTTTTAACAGATCATATCCACATCTGTAATCAGCAATGTGAATATTGGTTATCTGCCAAAATTTTAATATCGGTGCACCCCTAATTTTGACTAATTCAAACTTACTTTATGTATTAGTCATTTTGAACTGAGGCAACTTAAACATCTTTGACTTGAATTATGAATAGTCCGATTTAAACTGTAGATATCTCAAACAGCTTTTTTAGCCATAATTCAGTTCCAGTGTATATAGCATAAAATTACAGatatatataatgaaaaatCAATCAACATCTCTTACTGCTGCCCAGTCAAAGATGTCTACAACAAGCCTGCTTTGACTGTTTTGTAATGGATAAACGTAGCCAGATAACTGATGAAGCTATTTAAAGCCAATGCCCGTTATAGCTATTTTCAAGCTATACTTGATAATACGCGTTAGCTGAAATTGGGTAGgagagacactggagagacaTATTTCTTGCCATTATTCAAAGACAGTCTAAAGtgattaaaggggacatagcatgcaaattccactttgttagtgcttctacacattaatgtgggtatctggcatgtctaccaacccaaaaactctggaaaaaaaaacacttgcgcgttttgttatggttcctctaagtcagaaacgtcatgcttgagtgactggaatgagcttcctgtgtactgtgtcgtcacaatacactggaagtctccctacatggccttggcccaccccatccccccccccgcaccccccacactcgttacaccgggttaacaccggacgcgccgcagcgccgctgcgaggcagcgcagcgccgttctccagcacgcagccgcctggctgttcacacgggacgagcatttctccgcgctggtcagccccatagactgtatatataaggtcagcccgcgattctgctttctccgcttgttgttgtacccgttgaatgtcggggttcgggggtaaatgatggtcttcatagccccccccccctcctctctttctctctctgtcagtctgtctgcttgtgtgcttgtagtggatgggcagagggggacatttaattatgtgattgggaaaattaaaactccaggacaacagaaggggaatacaaagtatgggatgcatatttgataatttatatcatataaaatatgtaatttatatcatttaaaatcatgaggggggaggggggagctggctcattagcatttaaaggaacaggcactcaaaacaggtcactctgtggagggctgttttagacagggtaaaaagggtgctgttttatatgatccttgtggtattttgaccaaagtatgttacagacatttcattaagaccccaaggaaccatatcaacttgtggtaaaatgggcatgctatgtcccctttaagcaatatttgatcaaatattatttacatTCCCTATGACCATttacttaatttaattttttaagtgTTGTGGCGTTGTCTTAACTTGTCATCTATACCAGGAATTACTTCCTGTCTGGGTgcagaaaaaactaatttggtgtcagaaacagagaggaaatgtaaCTGATGTGATCACAATTTACAACACTTGCGGGTCCtcacctttcttcttctccttccagAAGTTTGCGGTAGGCGTTGATCTCCATGTCGAGAGCAAGTTTAACGTCAAGCAACTGTTCGTACTCATTCAGCTGTTGCTGCATCTTGGCCTGGATCGCCATCAATTCGCGTTCTTTGTCTGCCATCAACTTGCGGCTTTTGTCCTTCTCTTGAGCCAATGCTGACTCCAGCTCCATAATACGATCACGCCAACCACGGGTCTGAATACAAACATGGTCAGAGAGGAAGGTAGCAGTAATGCATGGGTCACAGGGCATGCCAACACTTAATCATGCGTTTAACATGCTTCAATTCCATCATAGCGGAGATGAACATTTTATCCAAGCATCAGTGAATCAGAAGGTGTATTTGTTAACTTGAGTTTTTCCTGTAATTTTTAATTGATGTGTAAATTTACATTCTTTGAAACAAGTAATGTGAACATAAACCTGGATCCAGAGAATTATCCTTTGTATGAATGATTGACCcaatattttataaaaaggTGAGCATAAGActgttttataattaaaaacagattgtTTTCACAGCTTTACAGATGGAAACATAAGTGATAGCATATTGATGGTCTGACAATCAGACTAACTTCAGCCCTGTCTGTCGTAAAAACTTGAGCTAGACTTCCTGCATTATCATTTGTCTCACCAGTATCTGATGCAACATGCCTCAGCAGTGCTAGTTAATTAGGAAGATAAAATGCCAACCTCTTTCTGCAGTCCTGTCAGCTGGGCGCGGAGGCTCTCAATCCTCTGAGAGGACTCTCGGAGCTCCTCTCGGGCCACGTTGGCTGAAGCTCCGTTCATCTCAGACAACCGATGCAGATCCTCCAGctggaaacaaacagatgaTTCTGGTCAGCAACATAAACGTTGTTTCCTTTTCATCACACTTAAAGGGAACTAAGCAGTCAGTCACTTCCTGACACACAGGAAGTTGCCGATGTTGTGTTTGCCATGTTGGCCTACTCGATTACAAATAGTAAAAGTGACATAGACTTGCTTACATGCACACTATGAATTAGGACAGCATATGATTGTATTTTTGCATTCATCTTTGCAGTCATCAGTCTTAATGTTCTTTTCTTATTCATGTTCTGAAGGACTagacaaacatgcaaacagctAAATGAaccaatatttttaaaaatcaccGTTGTGCTAAAATTCACACATGcagttatttcacattttactaTAATGCACTATACACTGCATGTGTTGCTCATCATCCACATCAGTTTACATCACACCTTGTCAGACAATTGACTAATAATTCTTTGTCTAACAAAATCCAATCTTGTCACACTCAGGTCATGCCCTTTGATGTCATTACAGCAGCCAAAGCAACTGTGAAAGAAAAGTGTCTTtcatagagaaagagaggattCTTAGAGGATGGGTCTTGTTTCATGAAACCTCACAGTCCATTAGGAGAGTTAGAGATTGTTCACCGCatctttcactgttttctctcaggAGCATGTGTGAGAATACGGTGAGCGAAGACTCAAATGAAAATGGAGGGGGACGTGGTCTTTTCCCTTatttcctgaaacacacacaccacctcctcctctaccaGCTACTTTGATTTCCGACCAAATCCATCCTGTTCGTAAGAGTTTCATTTACAAATGCTGCTTACGCACAAAACAGGGTCTGAAACATGCATATGCCACATGCATGGGCGTATTCTCCTGTCAAGTTTGACAGGAGAATACGCCCACCTGTGCACGAACTCTGACCCATGCAtacgaacattttggagatggCAAAGTGCCGATGCAGACGAAAGGTGGTGAATTGAAGCCAGATTATGGCTCCACTTTATCATAAACATTAAACCAGCACTGTTATTTGTGCTCATAAAACAtaactgttccataagaaccttcaattgTAAAACAACTTCCCCCAAATTGAGCTCAGATACCATTAAATAGCGAGTTGAAGAATATCTCTAAATAATGGCAGTGTTTCCTAGGTAGGTAAGCAAGGTAAATTTCAAGTACTGTacatgtcctaataacttctgcTTAGTATTGGTGTTTAATTGTTAAAAGCATAAAGGGAGTGCAGGTCAGTGGAAGAGTGGGGAGAGAGGACAGTCAGGACACACTTTAGTTTTCATAAAGTATGTGTGTAAAATTCACTGTAGGGTAGGAGTAGGGgatagaaggatgaggaggaaaagagtCCTCAGCGACCAGGAAGATTTCCTGAGTAGTTGAAACAAGTTCCCTCAGAAAGCAAGTCTCTtctttattcagtttatttgcGAGTGGCAACCAACTTCAAGGTccattaccgccatctactgtgttggtgcactGTTTCTGGAGGTACTGCAATGTGAGGTCGATGAGACCCTGAAAGCGCTTCtctttttgcctccacctttatATCTGaccactttttttattttatttcaggcaATGTCCTTTCCTTTCTGTCGTACGCACTCTTattcactgaaacacacacgcactcttattcactgacacacacacacacacacacacacacacacacacacacacacacacacacacacacacacacacacacacacacacacacacacacacacacacacacacacacacacacacacacacacacacacacacacacacacaccaatagaAATCCATTGATTACCCAGGTCATTTAACATTGTAGCAAGTGTATGACTTGACCATTTATGGTTAATGTGGAGGCATGTAGGCAGAATATGAGGGAGATCCGCACACAACATACACGCCAATATATTATGAATCGACAGTTGTTGGGCTGACGGTTGAAGATTGGAAATTTGTTAACATGTCGCTCAACCCTAGCACGTAGCCCAGCTCCCATCCCCCGCTCCTGTTTGCTCGCCCTCCACGTGTCATTTCGCTGGTCGGATGGTAATGCCAGTGGTCTTTAGGGTACGTAGGATCTCAGGGGACTAAAAGTGTTGAAACTAAACCCTGTGTAGTGATTAAAGATGGAAAGCAGCTGGGATCAATCATAGCTGGAAAACTGCAGCTACCCTAATAGAAAATGGACTAACAAAAACtagcacaaaagaaaacatgagaagCAGCTGCGTCTGCATGCACCACCGCCATTCAGAAGAAGTGCTTTGTACTTTTGTGTTTCAACATGACAATGACCCTGAGCCCACAGCTTGTTGTCAAAGAGCTTGACCAGCCCACACAAAGCCCTGACCTCAACCCTTCTTCCTCTGGCATGAACGATCACATGTAATGGATTAGCATAGGAATGGAGATTCTACTGTACTGAAACTTTTAAAGTTAAGGTAAGTTataaagtgagtgtgtgagttcCTACTTTGGCCAGGTAGGTGCTCTCCATGTTGTCCTTGTATATCTTGATCTGCTCCTCATTCTGAGCCCTCATGTCAGTCAGGGCCTCAGTCAGTTTATATTCATACTCCTCTTTCCGCCCAGAGTCCACCTCCACCAGTCGGCTCTCGTAACACTGCCGGGCCTCTTTCACTTCCTGTAACACAACACGGAGTCAGCACTGTTTCACCCTGTCCTAATTGATTCAAGTCAATTGTTGTTAGTttgcagaaacaaaagaaattaatcaattttttaaatgaactagaTAACCATTTGTTGCAGTCCCTTTGAAAATAATCATGCTTCTGCTGTTGTGGGAGACATTGTCTGTTCTATTTGATCAACTAATCTCCCGTACTCACCTCTTCATGCATGCTCTTACGGAAGTCCTTGTCCTCAGTCAGACTCTGGCAGCGATTTTCCAGGTCAACGCGCAGAAGCATTTCATCTGAAAGGTGCTTTTTGGCCTGAGTGAGACCTGTATCcagctgatgacacacacaaaaagacagtgCTTTAAAAATAAGTCTGGATGAATGTAAAATGGTTCTCAAGTTTAATACGGCCAGAATAGCATTCAAGAAAAACTGAACTTGACAGGGAAGCACTAGTGAAAGAATCAGATAGAAGTAGACATCACTTACAACTACACTTTAGCTTTAAAAAGCCACAATTAAATCTCTCTGTATCACTCCATTAGTGTCCAAATGAACAgttaaaaagacacacagatcTTTAGACTCATCATATTTATGTCAGTAGTGCAGTAcctcctgcagctcttctcGCAGGTCAGTCATGGTGGCCTCCAGGCCCCTCTTCTCAGACAGTGCTGTAGCCAGCATAGCGTCTTTGGAGTTGAGCTGAGCCTCCAAGTCCTTCAACCTGGCCTGGGCTCCTGCTGCCTCCGAGTCCTTCTTGTGGTAGCTGGGATAAGGCAAAGGCATGTTGAGTTTGTGTAGAGGATAGTGTGTGATGCTGGTGTCTGCTTGAGATACCAAAACTCAAAAGATTGCCATCAAGGACCTAAGCCACACCTGAACAATGGCAATCAAAGGTATGCAAACCCTTTAGCTTGACCTGGCTTTCTGCATTAATTGGTCATTAGATGTCGCCAGATCTTCCTCTAAGTTACAAGTATCGACAAACACAATGTAGTAGGGGATGTTCAGAAATAACTTGCAGAgcgtcctcactttctgacaaaacacatacacacaacaagGGAGCGAGCAGAGACAGTGAACCAggtcaaaagtagaaaaagtATTCCCCATCccagaatatatatttttttactgacaTTTAGAATTTTTTCAGTGACATATTGAGTTGATGgtgactctgctgctgtcagctttACTGTTGCTGATCTAGATGCATTATTTCTtagttttaaatatgtttaagtTCTACGTGaactttttttgaaaatgtttctttataaAAACACGCAGGATTTCTATTTCCTAGTCGTAAGTCTGGGTTAACTAAATAAACACAAGTCTTTCAGTGGGTTTGTGAGCAAAGAGGACAGTCACTTTTCTCATGGTGTGCCTCTGGGTTAAAAGGGTGTGGGACTGCCACTAAAGTGGACACACTATGAGTGGAATGTAGAGTGGTATGTCCACTTTCTCACGTGTTACTGAAAAACATTAGCTAGGAGAGGCCAGGCTCTCACTTCACAGAACATAGTCAGTAAACCatatgagaacacagcagctacCAAACACACTTTAGAAAGTTATCATACAGATTCGTCAAAAAGTACATCAGAGCTGTATATTCAAGAACAGCTCCTGTTATTGTATTTCTTATTGCATCTTAAGTTTTCAGTCACCACAGGCACAATTATAAATTGGCCAGAGAAATATTAGGATGCACACAGGCATTACTATGATcgaactaaataaatacattaaaaaggTCTTTGACTATTGTCTTCTGATGATGAGCAAACACATATCTGTTATTTCATCAAACTGACCAGATACAATCCAACGCTTTAAACATAGCAGAGTACACTGCACAGCTTCCAGGATTTATCAGAAAACATAAAAGAGTATCGACAAAACCAGTTGGACACAGTCCAGTTTCATTCATTCCCTCGAATGGGAGAGTGGGCTGTAGCCTTCAACAGCAAACAACCTTAAGTTAttgaataaacaataaacagcCCCCGCCCTGTTTTAAAGATAATGTGCAATTTGATCTACATAATGGTTGTATTGTCCACTCTAGCTGGTGTTGTTGCAGCTGCTGGAAACACCTGCTCAACTGGGACAAATGTCCTGAAGATgcacaaatactcacaacatATGCTGCCAGCCCAGTGCCACCAGTACATGCATCTTAACTCAGAGCAGGAGTGTGTCACTTTTATACAGTTCATCTCTTCTGTATGCATTATGTTCCGAAGCatgtaattaataataatgtataattaCAATACTGCAACTGCAGCATTTCAGCCTCCAGCCTGTGTTAACCAAGCAGCTGCTCTGTTGGAGATCATCACGGGCCTCTGGAAGCCAAGTAAACCCAACAGGTGCAATTGTTTTAGACACAACCAAGTAGTACAACTCTGCATACAGTTGCATCACAAGTGACACTTTTAGCCACAGAGGTGCAAAG
Coding sequences within:
- the lmnb1 gene encoding lamin-B1 yields the protein MATAAATPTGQRSTCGSGTPLSPTRITRLQEKHQLRDLNDRLAHYIDTVRSLESENSVLHLQITEKEDVRSREVTGLKALYETELADARRCLDDSSKERAWLQIELGKFKSENEQLLHNYHKKDSEAAGAQARLKDLEAQLNSKDAMLATALSEKRGLEATMTDLREELQELDTGLTQAKKHLSDEMLLRVDLENRCQSLTEDKDFRKSMHEEEVKEARQCYESRLVEVDSGRKEEYEYKLTEALTDMRAQNEEQIKIYKDNMESTYLAKLEDLHRLSEMNGASANVAREELRESSQRIESLRAQLTGLQKETRGWRDRIMELESALAQEKDKSRKLMADKERELMAIQAKMQQQLNEYEQLLDVKLALDMEINAYRKLLEGEEERLQLSPSPSSRVTVSRASSSSRSVQTSRGKRKRVDVEEQEASSSVSIAHSASATGSICIDEIDTDGKFICLQHSGDEDQAMVGFELIKTTGNATATYKFTPKYILKAGQKVTVWASDAGVSSKPPTDLLWKNQSSWASGEDVHVVLINPQGEEVAKRTTTYKEAIEEEEDEDEEDDGVEDEDLFNQQGDPRSAKRGCSIM